In Chryseobacterium lactis, a single genomic region encodes these proteins:
- a CDS encoding DUF2797 domain-containing protein, with protein MQFQGQILKMTSYDAKPIQYYLNLSGDLIHMNELFGKELSIKHVGFQCVNCNENKPIYRMGFCKNCFFESPYASDTIIRPELSTAHLGVAERDLEVEQQIQLQPHTVYLAYTGDVKVGVTRNTQIPTRWIDQGATFALPIARTENRYEAGMIEVALKEHLADKTNWRKMLQDDFEGEVDLADFRQKIKEHFPEDFQKFYSEGEELWMFDYPFEKPEKVSSFTLDKKPEFTGILRGIKGQYLGFEGGNFINVRGHEGYVIELGINN; from the coding sequence ATGCAGTTTCAAGGGCAAATTTTAAAAATGACGAGCTATGATGCGAAGCCAATTCAATACTATCTTAATCTTTCAGGGGATCTGATCCATATGAATGAGCTGTTTGGTAAGGAGTTAAGCATAAAGCATGTAGGGTTTCAATGTGTAAACTGTAACGAAAATAAACCTATTTACAGGATGGGTTTCTGTAAAAATTGTTTTTTCGAAAGTCCGTATGCCAGTGATACAATTATCCGCCCGGAGCTTTCTACAGCGCATTTAGGGGTCGCTGAGCGTGATCTGGAAGTAGAACAACAAATCCAGCTTCAGCCACATACCGTTTATTTGGCTTATACCGGAGATGTAAAAGTAGGAGTCACCAGAAATACTCAGATTCCTACAAGATGGATCGATCAGGGAGCTACTTTTGCCTTGCCCATTGCAAGAACTGAAAACAGGTATGAAGCGGGAATGATAGAAGTTGCATTAAAAGAACATCTTGCAGATAAAACAAACTGGAGAAAGATGCTTCAGGATGATTTTGAAGGAGAGGTTGATCTTGCAGATTTCAGACAGAAAATCAAAGAACATTTCCCTGAGGACTTCCAGAAGTTTTATAGTGAAGGAGAAGAACTTTGGATGTTTGATTATCCTTTTGAAAAGCCTGAAAAAGTATCTTCCTTTACGTTGGATAAGAAACCTGAGTTTACAGGAATACTAAGAGGAATTAAAGGGCAGTATCTTGGTTTTGAAGGGGGGAATTTCATCAATGTACGAGGACATGAAGGATATGTGATTGAATTGGGAATTAATAATTAA
- a CDS encoding GLUG motif-containing protein encodes MKKLYFLLLSTVCVLSYGQNYSGGAGTINNPYQISTLDDLKYLSEHSSELGKNFIQTADIDASATSTWDFGRGFYTIGGSSSFYGIYDGGGYKIIGMVVNRSSFMYGGMFASLSASGTLKNINLVGGSFYADMYVGSLAGETKGTVNNCSSSATVKARKYGGGLIAIVYNGLTNCHATGNVEASSTAGGLASSAAGVISNCYATGNVSGSGAVGGLLGGSTDKVINCYATGNVSGDSAGGLIGNASKLVSDCYATGNVNGSQAGGLIGWMYSDVTRSYATGNVTGYALGGGSVGGLVGIAGHGFGSGSFSSISLSYSTGTVTGAGVKGGLLGKSDGNQIISVFNCYSRSNMPGGGSGLVGSFSQGGSSITMSYATGQLGGTATNGGLLGLGMGTLFDRAYWDYETTGSQVADASGWTSTDGARTTQAMKAQSTFVNWDFSNIWSIDPLINDGYPYLNPNSGTLSTNETVVKSAAEVKVYPIPANNQIYIVSEAPVLKYSITDVQGRLINEGAPNSKKFDVEISYLNKGVYFINLTYTKGRDSKKIIKN; translated from the coding sequence ATGAAAAAACTTTATTTTCTTTTATTAAGCACGGTATGTGTACTGAGCTATGGACAAAATTATTCCGGAGGGGCAGGTACTATTAATAATCCTTATCAAATTTCAACCCTTGACGACTTAAAATATTTAAGTGAACATTCATCGGAATTGGGTAAAAACTTTATACAAACCGCAGATATTGATGCTTCGGCCACTTCTACGTGGGATTTTGGCAGAGGTTTTTATACTATTGGAGGCTCTTCGTCTTTCTATGGAATCTACGACGGGGGCGGTTACAAAATAATTGGTATGGTTGTTAACCGATCTTCTTTTATGTATGGAGGAATGTTTGCGTCTTTATCTGCTTCCGGAACTCTTAAAAACATCAATTTAGTAGGAGGTTCTTTTTATGCTGATATGTATGTAGGAAGTCTGGCAGGGGAAACAAAAGGGACTGTTAATAATTGTAGCTCATCAGCAACTGTAAAAGCCAGGAAATATGGTGGTGGTCTTATTGCAATAGTGTATAATGGCCTTACCAATTGTCATGCGACAGGAAATGTGGAGGCTAGTTCTACTGCCGGAGGCTTGGCTTCATCAGCCGCTGGGGTCATCTCAAATTGTTATGCAACCGGGAATGTTTCGGGAAGTGGCGCCGTTGGGGGACTGCTAGGTGGTTCTACTGATAAAGTAATCAATTGTTATGCAACGGGAAATGTATCCGGTGATTCCGCAGGCGGGCTTATCGGAAATGCATCAAAGTTAGTTTCGGATTGTTATGCTACAGGAAACGTAAATGGTAGTCAAGCAGGAGGTCTTATTGGATGGATGTATAGTGATGTAACACGAAGTTATGCTACAGGAAATGTTACCGGCTATGCGTTAGGAGGAGGTTCTGTAGGAGGGTTAGTAGGTATTGCCGGGCATGGATTTGGATCCGGCTCTTTTTCAAGTATAAGTCTCTCTTATTCGACAGGAACTGTTACTGGAGCTGGAGTTAAAGGAGGATTGCTTGGAAAATCAGATGGCAACCAGATAATTAGCGTTTTTAACTGTTATTCAAGAAGCAATATGCCTGGGGGAGGCAGCGGACTGGTAGGCTCTTTTTCACAAGGAGGATCATCTATAACAATGAGTTATGCAACCGGACAATTAGGAGGAACTGCTACCAATGGGGGACTACTGGGATTGGGTATGGGAACTTTATTTGACAGAGCTTACTGGGATTATGAAACTACCGGATCACAGGTGGCAGATGCATCGGGCTGGACCTCAACAGATGGGGCGAGAACAACCCAGGCTATGAAAGCTCAAAGTACGTTTGTTAACTGGGATTTTTCCAATATATGGAGTATTGATCCCTTAATTAATGATGGCTATCCATACTTGAATCCTAATTCAGGTACTTTATCTACAAATGAAACGGTTGTAAAGTCTGCTGCTGAAGTGAAAGTATACCCGATACCAGCTAATAATCAGATTTATATAGTATCTGAAGCACCTGTTTTAAAATATTCAATTACTGATGTACAGGGAAGATTAATTAATGAAGGAGCTCCAAATTCAAAGAAATTCGATGTAGAAATCAGTTATTTGAATAAAGGGGTTTACTTTATAAATCTTACATACACGAAAGGGCGTGATTCAAAAAAGATTATTAAAAATTAA
- a CDS encoding bacteriocin-like protein: MKNLKKLRKDQLKGISGGTKLPEPDFCMYYCNGVVICAGCSDDFKCPDTNSDM, translated from the coding sequence ATGAAAAATTTAAAAAAACTAAGAAAAGACCAATTAAAAGGAATTTCTGGTGGCACTAAACTTCCTGAGCCAGATTTCTGCATGTACTATTGCAACGGAGTTGTAATTTGTGCAGGCTGCAGTGATGACTTCAAATGTCCTGACACGAATAGTGATATGTAA
- the menD gene encoding 2-succinyl-5-enolpyruvyl-6-hydroxy-3-cyclohexene-1-carboxylic-acid synthase — protein sequence MKKYSSKRSIQILAHLLQQYGIADIVISPGSRNAPLAIHFSEMDNFNCFSIVDERSAAFVAMGMAISEKKPVAITCTSGSAVVNYYPAITEAFYQNIPLLVLTADRPTDYVDIFDGQTIRQKDVFHQHSYGDFQLLEDSKEHAEEINFDTIKKAIELCFEKQGPIHINIPLEEPLYELVSELPTFPTVEKTIRHKEYDIPSNLIADWHTSQRIMILVGTRDYSPELENQLTQLIKNHSVVVLSEANSNLYHEKFFRHIDRYIFNFTEADFKTYAPDLLITVGQNVVSKKVKQFLRSARPKQHWHLDEVWQPDTYFSLTEKIELKPEVFFSKLLKHINLEPRPYYNLWDVLRDKKDARHQQFLNTVEFSDFYFFNKASQTIPENYNIHFANSSAIRYAQLFDFGKNKVYCNRGTSGIDGSTSTAMGFAIKNANPTLLITGDLGFFYDINGLWNQYIPPFVRIMIFNNGEGNIFKIIPGPGNANPNTLDEFIATKHRKNAEHLAKHFGFSYIRVEDELTLDRVMENFFKPDAQPKILEVNTYGKNSADVQKAYFNFMKEN from the coding sequence ATGAAAAAATATTCTTCTAAGAGAAGTATCCAAATACTCGCACATCTTCTTCAGCAGTACGGAATTGCAGACATTGTAATTTCTCCGGGATCAAGGAATGCTCCTTTGGCGATTCACTTTTCAGAAATGGATAACTTTAACTGTTTCAGTATTGTAGATGAGAGAAGTGCTGCTTTCGTAGCAATGGGAATGGCAATAAGTGAGAAGAAGCCGGTAGCGATTACATGCACCAGTGGTTCAGCGGTAGTTAATTACTATCCTGCGATTACAGAAGCGTTTTATCAGAATATTCCACTCTTGGTACTTACTGCTGACAGACCTACCGATTATGTAGATATTTTCGATGGTCAAACGATCAGACAGAAGGATGTTTTTCATCAGCACTCTTATGGTGACTTCCAGCTTTTGGAAGACAGTAAAGAGCATGCTGAAGAGATTAATTTTGATACTATAAAAAAGGCGATCGAACTCTGTTTTGAAAAGCAGGGACCGATACATATCAATATCCCTTTAGAGGAACCTTTATACGAACTGGTTTCTGAGCTTCCTACTTTTCCTACGGTGGAGAAGACGATCAGACATAAAGAATATGACATTCCATCCAATCTGATTGCAGACTGGCACACTTCTCAAAGAATAATGATTCTGGTGGGAACGAGAGATTACAGCCCTGAACTGGAAAATCAGTTGACTCAATTGATTAAGAATCACTCTGTTGTTGTGTTGAGTGAAGCCAATTCCAATCTGTATCACGAGAAGTTTTTCAGACATATTGATCGTTATATTTTCAACTTTACAGAGGCAGATTTTAAGACCTATGCTCCTGACTTACTGATTACAGTGGGGCAGAATGTAGTGTCCAAGAAAGTAAAGCAGTTTTTAAGAAGTGCAAGACCAAAGCAGCACTGGCATTTGGATGAAGTGTGGCAGCCTGATACCTATTTCTCCTTGACAGAGAAAATTGAGCTTAAACCTGAAGTTTTCTTTTCTAAATTATTGAAACATATTAATTTAGAGCCAAGGCCTTACTACAATCTCTGGGATGTTTTAAGAGATAAAAAAGATGCCAGACACCAGCAGTTTTTAAATACGGTGGAGTTCTCAGATTTTTATTTTTTCAATAAAGCTTCACAGACTATTCCGGAAAACTACAATATTCATTTTGCGAATTCTTCAGCAATCCGATATGCACAACTGTTTGATTTTGGTAAAAACAAAGTATACTGCAACCGTGGAACCAGCGGAATTGACGGTTCTACTTCTACAGCCATGGGATTTGCCATCAAAAATGCCAATCCTACGTTGCTGATTACAGGAGATTTAGGTTTCTTTTATGATATCAACGGACTTTGGAACCAATATATTCCTCCATTTGTAAGAATTATGATCTTTAATAACGGGGAAGGAAATATTTTTAAAATCATTCCGGGACCCGGAAATGCCAATCCTAATACTTTAGATGAGTTTATTGCTACCAAGCACCGAAAAAATGCCGAACATCTGGCTAAACATTTTGGATTCTCTTATATAAGAGTTGAGGATGAGCTTACCTTAGATAGAGTAATGGAGAATTTCTTCAAACCCGATGCACAACCAAAAATCCTGGAAGTAAATACCTATGGGAAGAATAGTGCAGATGTGCAGAAGGCGTATTTTAATTTTATGAAAGAAAATTAA
- a CDS encoding isopenicillin N synthase family dioxygenase, producing the protein MDKIPSVDLRDFLSDNPERKQKFVNEIGKAYEEIGFVALKGHFLDDTLVDDLYGEVKNFFEQPVETKRKYEIPGIGGQRGYVGFGKETAKGFKKGDLKEFWHFGQYLSDDSKYKTEYPDNVIVEELPKFNEVGKEAFQMLEKTGQYVLRALALHLGLDEFYFDDKIAEGNSILRPIHYPPITEEPDDAVRAAAHGDINLITLLMGAQGKGLQVQNHNGEWIDAIAEPDELMINVGDMLSRHTNNKLKSTIHRVVNPPRELWSTSRFSIPFFMHPISGMSLNALDNCVDENNPKLYEDTTAGEFLHERLIELGLIKK; encoded by the coding sequence ATGGACAAAATACCTAGTGTAGACCTGCGTGATTTCCTTTCGGACAACCCGGAACGCAAACAGAAATTTGTAAATGAAATCGGAAAAGCTTATGAAGAAATTGGTTTTGTAGCCCTAAAAGGCCACTTTCTTGATGACACCCTTGTAGATGATTTGTATGGAGAGGTAAAAAACTTTTTTGAACAACCAGTGGAAACGAAACGAAAGTATGAGATTCCAGGAATTGGTGGCCAGAGAGGGTATGTAGGCTTTGGTAAAGAAACCGCAAAAGGTTTCAAAAAAGGAGACTTAAAAGAATTTTGGCATTTTGGACAGTACCTGTCTGATGATTCAAAATACAAAACAGAGTATCCTGACAATGTAATCGTTGAAGAACTTCCGAAATTCAACGAAGTAGGTAAAGAAGCTTTCCAAATGCTTGAAAAAACAGGACAGTATGTTTTAAGAGCCTTAGCCCTTCACCTTGGTTTAGATGAGTTTTATTTTGACGACAAGATCGCAGAAGGAAATTCTATCTTAAGACCTATTCATTACCCACCTATTACTGAAGAACCGGATGATGCGGTGAGAGCAGCAGCACATGGAGATATCAACCTTATTACTCTTCTTATGGGTGCTCAGGGTAAAGGTCTTCAGGTTCAGAACCATAATGGAGAATGGATTGACGCTATTGCTGAACCGGATGAATTGATGATCAACGTTGGAGATATGTTATCAAGACACACCAACAACAAATTGAAATCTACGATCCACAGAGTGGTAAACCCACCAAGAGAATTGTGGAGTACTTCAAGATTTTCAATTCCTTTCTTTATGCACCCAATCAGCGGAATGTCTTTAAATGCTCTTGACAACTGTGTAGATGAAAACAATCCGAAATTGTATGAAGACACAACAGCAGGAGAATTCTTACATGAAAGACTTATAGAATTAGGTTTAATTAAGAAATAA
- a CDS encoding aminotransferase class IV has translation MSQFIESIKVEDQEIFLLELHQKRVNQTFSHFGKEDGIDLAKIYKNLQHNEDGLFKLRVSYDLDKRIKTQMIPYAIPEIQDFQLVENNSYDYSFKFEDRKELDKMKMKAKAEEIIIVRNNHITDTSFSNLLFLKGKDWFTPTTYLLNGVQRQHLLKHKKIKEAEITLQNIKQFSHFQLINALNDFDDMFIYPIDRIMNLPGNEEYLDL, from the coding sequence ATGTCCCAATTCATTGAAAGCATTAAAGTAGAAGATCAGGAGATTTTTCTATTGGAACTCCATCAGAAACGTGTCAATCAAACATTTTCCCACTTCGGGAAAGAAGATGGTATTGATCTGGCTAAAATCTATAAAAACCTCCAACATAACGAAGACGGGCTTTTCAAGTTAAGAGTTTCCTATGACCTTGATAAAAGAATCAAGACTCAGATGATTCCTTATGCTATTCCTGAAATACAAGATTTCCAGCTGGTAGAAAATAACAGCTACGACTACTCTTTCAAGTTTGAGGACAGAAAGGAACTGGACAAGATGAAAATGAAGGCTAAAGCTGAAGAAATCATCATTGTCAGAAACAATCATATCACTGACACTTCTTTCTCTAACCTTTTGTTCTTAAAAGGTAAAGATTGGTTTACCCCAACTACCTATCTGCTGAACGGAGTACAAAGACAACATCTTTTAAAACATAAAAAAATAAAAGAGGCTGAAATTACTCTACAAAACATAAAGCAATTCAGCCACTTTCAACTCATCAACGCCTTAAATGATTTTGATGATATGTTTATCTATCCGATTGACAGAATTATGAATCTGCCGGGGAATGAAGAATATTTGGATTTATAA
- a CDS encoding AI-2E family transporter: MMNKDKQISSVAIKQMSLLAIILVLAGLVCFNLSLFIPSVLGAITIYVVCRKYNFYLQEEKKWKPSLAAFLLMFASLIILILPIYFIADLLIDKLGNAQAYMTKFNVFLDKIHSYIYSKIGFDILSQENMSKLKNAVGKVSTSALSGTFNTLTVVMSMYFILYFMLEKPRLFEKILTSSAPLKRANVSLIGDKMRKLIMANAIGIPVVAIGQGIVSLIGYLIFGAPGPVLLFALTAASSVIPVVGTAIVYVPVCIFMIAEGNTGQGLGLAAYCVVVVGLTDNLLRFTLLKKLENIHPLNTVFGIIMGMNLFGFMGLIFGPILISLTILLIQVYRNEFSDENAPPDLELPERNDLNEKLI; the protein is encoded by the coding sequence ATGATGAATAAAGATAAACAAATAAGCAGTGTTGCCATAAAGCAGATGTCTTTGCTGGCCATTATTTTGGTGTTGGCGGGGTTGGTTTGTTTTAATCTTTCATTGTTTATTCCTTCCGTATTGGGAGCAATTACCATTTATGTAGTCTGTAGAAAATACAATTTTTACCTGCAGGAAGAAAAAAAATGGAAACCCTCTCTGGCTGCTTTTCTATTAATGTTTGCCAGTCTTATTATTTTGATCCTTCCGATTTATTTTATCGCCGATCTGTTGATTGATAAATTAGGAAATGCTCAGGCTTATATGACTAAGTTCAATGTGTTTTTAGATAAAATACACTCTTATATTTATTCAAAAATAGGGTTTGATATTCTGAGCCAGGAAAATATGAGCAAACTGAAGAATGCTGTGGGGAAGGTTTCTACTTCAGCACTCAGCGGTACATTCAATACCCTTACTGTGGTAATGTCAATGTACTTTATTCTTTATTTTATGCTGGAAAAACCTAGGCTGTTTGAAAAAATCCTTACGTCTTCTGCTCCATTAAAGAGAGCTAATGTATCTTTAATCGGAGATAAGATGAGGAAGTTGATTATGGCCAATGCGATCGGAATTCCTGTAGTTGCAATAGGACAGGGAATTGTATCATTAATCGGATATCTGATCTTCGGAGCTCCGGGACCGGTTCTGCTTTTTGCGCTTACAGCAGCCTCTTCAGTTATTCCTGTTGTAGGAACGGCAATCGTATATGTTCCGGTATGTATTTTTATGATTGCTGAAGGAAATACCGGCCAGGGTTTAGGTTTGGCCGCTTACTGTGTGGTTGTAGTAGGTCTTACAGATAATCTGCTCCGCTTTACCCTTTTAAAAAAGCTGGAAAATATCCATCCTCTGAATACCGTTTTCGGAATTATCATGGGAATGAATTTGTTTGGCTTTATGGGACTTATTTTCGGACCTATTCTGATTTCATTGACTATTCTTCTGATACAGGTATATAGAAATGAATTTTCTGATGAAAATGCACCTCCTGATCTGGAGCTGCCGGAACGGAATGATTTGAATGAAAAATTAATTTAA
- a CDS encoding beta-carotene 15,15'-monooxygenase, whose protein sequence is MSEFNEFDQQGSVPNKDTGSIISHAFEMYKGVFGYGIVAMIIYLIGGIIIQSLTGFNSASMMEEMKSGGDFNYWNAPGFSMYMTFSGLFGLLLAPLYVGLIYIVNKYNTKSPIEFSDLFIGYRQNFVNILIYSFLSGLITTIAAALCFFPVIFVYPFLLIGYPILLFENASATEALSKSFNIAKENYGVFLLTGFLGALISLAGVILCGIGIILTAPFMMVVMYSTYCAFLGKPRQIMYNKQ, encoded by the coding sequence ATGTCTGAATTTAACGAATTTGATCAGCAAGGTTCTGTTCCCAACAAGGATACAGGATCCATTATTTCGCATGCCTTTGAAATGTACAAAGGAGTTTTTGGTTATGGAATTGTTGCAATGATCATTTATCTGATCGGAGGAATTATTATCCAAAGCCTTACCGGATTCAATTCTGCTTCTATGATGGAAGAGATGAAAAGCGGCGGAGATTTTAATTACTGGAATGCTCCTGGATTTTCTATGTATATGACTTTTTCCGGTCTGTTTGGGCTTTTATTAGCTCCTTTGTATGTAGGATTAATCTACATCGTTAATAAATATAATACTAAAAGCCCGATTGAATTTTCTGATCTTTTTATCGGATATCGTCAGAATTTTGTAAACATATTGATTTATAGCTTCCTTTCAGGGTTGATTACTACCATTGCGGCGGCATTGTGCTTTTTCCCTGTTATTTTTGTGTATCCATTCCTGTTAATCGGATATCCTATTCTATTATTTGAAAATGCATCTGCCACTGAAGCTTTAAGCAAATCATTCAATATTGCAAAAGAGAATTATGGAGTGTTCTTACTTACAGGATTCCTTGGTGCACTGATCTCTTTAGCAGGGGTTATCCTTTGTGGAATAGGGATTATCTTAACAGCTCCGTTTATGATGGTAGTGATGTATTCTACCTATTGTGCTTTTTTAGGAAAACCGAGACAAATTATGTACAACAAACAATAA
- a CDS encoding aminodeoxychorismate synthase component I produces the protein MFSVNHQKFIEMDELSLQKVPYFFVIDFLSENVEIYQEPDIEKSGLLIDFQGFSNTKKAPDLDKKVHWKSFPETLESFKTGFDKVQKNIRFGNSYLVNYTRKTEIETNLSLEEIFYHSNAKYKVFYKDFFVFFSPETFVKIIDGKILTYPMKGTIDASIENAAETLKNDKKEKAEHYTVVDLLRNDLSMVADQVKVDQFQHIDFIKTQQKDLYAMSSEISGILKPEFDGKVGSIMQKLLPAGSILGAPKPKTLEIILDAEGYDRGYYTGVCGWFDGKNVDSCVMIRFIEKEGDQLYFKSGGGITHMSKLEDEYQEMKNKIYVPIH, from the coding sequence ATGTTTTCAGTGAATCATCAAAAATTTATAGAAATGGACGAGCTTTCTCTTCAGAAAGTCCCCTATTTCTTCGTCATCGATTTTCTTTCAGAGAATGTGGAGATCTACCAGGAACCTGATATTGAAAAATCAGGCTTATTAATTGATTTTCAAGGATTTTCAAACACAAAAAAAGCACCTGATTTAGATAAAAAAGTACATTGGAAATCATTTCCTGAGACGTTGGAAAGCTTTAAAACAGGTTTTGATAAAGTTCAGAAAAATATTCGCTTCGGAAATTCTTATTTGGTCAATTACACCCGAAAAACTGAAATCGAGACGAATTTGAGCCTGGAAGAAATTTTTTATCACTCAAATGCGAAGTACAAGGTTTTTTATAAAGATTTTTTTGTATTTTTTTCACCTGAAACTTTTGTGAAGATCATCGATGGCAAAATTTTGACCTATCCTATGAAAGGAACTATTGATGCTTCGATAGAAAATGCAGCAGAAACATTGAAAAATGACAAAAAGGAAAAGGCAGAACATTATACCGTTGTGGATCTTCTCCGTAATGATCTGAGCATGGTTGCAGATCAGGTAAAAGTTGATCAGTTTCAGCATATAGATTTTATTAAAACCCAACAAAAGGATCTGTATGCAATGAGTTCAGAAATTTCAGGGATATTGAAACCTGAGTTTGATGGAAAAGTAGGAAGCATTATGCAAAAATTGCTGCCTGCCGGATCCATTTTAGGAGCCCCAAAACCAAAAACACTGGAGATTATTCTCGATGCCGAAGGATATGACCGGGGATATTATACAGGAGTATGTGGTTGGTTTGACGGCAAGAATGTTGACAGCTGTGTCATGATACGCTTTATTGAAAAAGAAGGAGATCAACTTTATTTCAAAAGCGGTGGTGGTATTACCCACATGAGTAAATTAGAAGACGAATATCAGGAAATGAAAAACAAAATCTATGTCCCAATTCATTGA
- a CDS encoding PA0069 family radical SAM protein has translation MSNENFIKGQGAQRNVINRFDRYTYEPEDEDFEAVKTSFTEVFPKTIVNQVKSEDLPMEYSMNPYQGCEHGCSYCFARPTHEYWGYSAGIDFERKIMVKKNAPELLEKFFQKRGYKAAPILLSGNTDCYQPAERQFEITRKILQVCLDYRHPVNVLTKNALVLRDLDILKPMAEQNLVSVSLSIPTINEDLRRKMEPRTSSANNKLKAIEILSENKIPVHVMVAPIIPGLNSDEPLNILKAISDAGALGFGYTLVRLNDTVEPVFVNWIEAHFPDRAQKVLNLIRSMRGGKLGDKRYFERQKGEGNIAEMIHTTFKIGKKKFFEGKEFPKLLTANFTGSRDQQLRLFD, from the coding sequence ATGTCAAACGAAAATTTCATAAAAGGTCAGGGAGCACAGCGAAACGTTATCAATCGTTTCGACAGGTATACCTATGAGCCTGAAGATGAAGATTTCGAAGCGGTAAAGACTTCTTTTACCGAGGTTTTTCCAAAAACGATAGTTAATCAGGTTAAAAGCGAAGACCTTCCGATGGAATACTCCATGAATCCTTACCAGGGATGTGAGCATGGTTGTTCCTATTGTTTCGCAAGGCCCACACATGAATACTGGGGGTATAGCGCCGGAATTGATTTTGAAAGAAAAATCATGGTGAAAAAAAATGCTCCGGAATTACTGGAGAAGTTTTTTCAAAAAAGAGGTTATAAAGCCGCTCCCATTTTACTCTCCGGAAATACCGATTGCTATCAGCCTGCCGAAAGACAATTTGAAATTACAAGGAAAATACTGCAGGTTTGTCTTGATTACAGACACCCTGTCAATGTGCTGACAAAAAATGCGCTGGTTTTGAGAGATCTCGATATTCTAAAACCAATGGCCGAACAAAATCTTGTTTCTGTTTCCCTAAGCATTCCGACTATTAATGAAGATCTGAGAAGGAAAATGGAACCCAGAACAAGTTCTGCCAACAATAAATTAAAGGCGATAGAAATTCTGTCCGAAAATAAAATCCCTGTGCATGTAATGGTTGCACCCATTATTCCCGGGCTTAACAGCGATGAACCTTTAAACATTCTGAAAGCCATTTCAGACGCAGGTGCCCTTGGGTTTGGGTATACTCTGGTACGATTAAATGATACTGTTGAGCCTGTATTTGTCAACTGGATTGAAGCACATTTCCCCGACAGAGCTCAGAAAGTGCTGAATTTAATCCGTTCTATGCGAGGAGGTAAGCTGGGAGATAAAAGATATTTTGAAAGACAGAAAGGGGAGGGTAATATTGCAGAAATGATTCACACTACTTTTAAAATCGGGAAAAAGAAATTTTTTGAAGGAAAAGAATTTCCAAAACTATTAACGGCCAATTTTACCGGAAGCCGCGATCAGCAATTGCGATTATTTGACTAA